In the Malaya genurostris strain Urasoe2022 chromosome 1, Malgen_1.1, whole genome shotgun sequence genome, one interval contains:
- the LOC131425707 gene encoding endoplasmic reticulum membrane-associated RNA degradation protein-like: MNMCVHIYHVTGMSVDEENECYFCDEIKQLFLIESNNRCDTSSVCSSNNNTNFWRWVEECFGDRLVYHDQPLSYEYCRSVTPAFHEFLRCCPTAVYSEQMLSWTGRLDLLSLAVGIATQDTLRSSLILTSIVEYSLGNVFQTKTGTAPPHLLRDLLMADALTSVLGENAVYLLRLLLGTPNGINLRNLVWHGFASRTDVSPLYINFLLFMLSSIGDRLEKMNFVVRHRRCAEQWGELVESIKLDHFYEVLFEGILHDISALPEVLKSNWLQAIHLYRKGEFYQCVCIALPQLEMYLRKLYGTLYDIDYRAKLNEYYIIMDTIFEEFDSMNARNKIHRHFSTPLLELVYDLFSALEGPRIRDKLSHGELKLSQVDETLANRVLCLSNLILINDKNFQYVSIFHPNAKLKLRLKECEIALDMIALIELPVESMIETEISPFLPSVGIPSRIHIFHREAKEAELVGLLTRISSVQKMAVDNLYESLTSRLDALVRRELRSRARNTLDNMVRMFPTVWQGLTLVLRIVKWIFHCLMELTELPTTTKVTRFLKFVLKYTENAAKNLNSKSNAWQPLYEATKRELYDKTRQNLPILLC, translated from the exons atgaatatgtGTGTACATATTTATCATGTTACCGGCATGAGTGTTGACGAAGAAaacgaatgttatttttgtgatgaAATCAAACAGTTGTTTCTAATTGAGAGTAACAATAGATGCGACACGTCTTCTGTCTGTAGTAGCAATAATAACACCAATTTTTGGAGGTGGGTGGAGGAATGTTTCGGTGACAGGCTAG TTTATCATGACCAACCGCTGTCATACGAATACTGTCGATCGGTAACACCGGCTTTTCATGAATTCCTAAGATGTTGCCCAACCGCCGTCTATTCGGAACAAATGCTTTCGTGGACCGGTCGCTTAGATCTGCTCTCGTTAGCTGTTGGCATCGCAACGCAAGACACACTGCGCAGTTCGCTTATTCTAACATCGATTGTTGAATACTCGCTTGGCAATGTGTTTCAAACCAAGACCGGAACTGCACCTCCTCACTTGCTTCGCGATTTACTTATGGCCGATGCTTTGACCAGTGTATTAGGAGAAAATGCAGTGTATCTGCTGCGATTACTGCTAGGAACACCAAACGGAATCAACCTCCGCAATCTAGTTTGGCATGGCTTTGCTAGCCGAACCGATGTCAGTCCACTGTACATCAATTTTCTGTTGTTTATGCTGAGTTCCATTGGTGACCGGTTGGAAAAGATGAACTTTGTAGTCAGACACCGAAGATGTGCAGAACAGTGGGGAGAACTTGTTGAATCAATCAAACTTGATCATTTTTATGAGGTATTATTCGAAGGAATACTACACGACATCAGTGCGTTGCCAGAAGTGCTGAAATCAAATTGGTTACAAGCTATCCATCTCTACAGAAAAGGCGAGTTTTATCAATGTGTTTGTATAGCACTACCCCAATTGGAGATGTACCTACGAAAACTCTATGGGACATTGTACGATATCGATTATCGAGCAAAACTTAATGAGTATTACATTATAATGGATACGATATTCGAAGAATTTGATTCAATGAATGCTCGCAATAAAATACATCGTCATTTCTCGACACCACTGTTAGAACTGGTTTACGATTTATTCTCAGCGCTTGAAGGTCCGCGAATACGGGATAAACTAAGCCATGGTGAACTCAAGctatcacaagtcgatgaaacacTAGCCAACAGAGTGCTATGCTTGTCTAATTTAATACTAATCAATGATAAAAACTTCCAGTATGTGAGCATTTTTCATCCTAATGCAAAACTTAAACTTAGACTGAAGGAATGTGAAATTGCACTGGACATGATTGCCTTAATAGAACTACCAGTTGAATCTATGATTGAAACCGAAATTAGCCCTTTTCTGCCATCCGTTGGGATCCCTAGCCGGATACACATCTTTCATCGTGAGGCAAAGGAAGCTGAACTGGTCGGATTATTGACACGGATAAGCTCAGTTCAGAAAatggcagtggataatttgtatgAGTCGTTAACCTCTCGATTGGATGCATTGGTCAGACGAGAACTGCGTTCAAGAGCAAGGAACACATTAGATAATATGGTTAGGATGTTCCCAACTGTTTGGCAAGGGTTGACGTTGGTTTTGCGAATAGTAAAGTGGATTTTCCATTGCCTTATGGAGTTGACCGAGCTACCAACTACCACGAAGGTAACACG ATTTCTAAAGTTTGTTCTAAAATATACGGAAAATGCAGCTAAAAATCTAAACTCGAAGAGCAACGCGTGGCAGCCCTTGTATGAAGCGACTAAGCGCGAGCTGTACGATAAAACTAGACAGAACCTACCGATACTGCTGTGttga
- the LOC131425708 gene encoding B-cell CLL/lymphoma 7 protein family member B-B isoform X1: MVGVSSKDKPFPNMSRSVRAETRASKKDDVKKFMLSMDRVRRWEKKWVTIGETSMKIFKWVPISSKENKKGAGLLKGATGVSSGGVNGLNTSVSNAATVNSNSNSNSSENKENSRKPGTDSNSNSNFALTTEDSNTCFSLVSDSQGATEFVSNMPFSEDSNSQGSDSVPKRLKSD; this comes from the exons ATGGTTGGTGTGTCGTCAAAGGATAAACCATTTCCGAACATGTCCCGCAGTGTACGAGCCGAAACGCGTGCCAGTAAGAAAGATGATGTCAAAAAATTTATGCTCTCGATGGACCGTGTTCGTCGTTGGGAGAAGAAGTGGGTCACGATCGGTGAAACCTCGATGAAAATCTTCAAGTGGGTCCCAATTTCCAGCAAGGAAAACAAAAAGGGCGCTGGTTTGCTGAAAGGTGCAACGGGGGTGAGCAGTGGTGGTGTAAATGGACTAAATACATCGGTCAGCAATGCAGCCACGgtcaatagtaatagtaatagcaaCAGTAGCGAAAACAAGGAGAACAGCAGAAAACCAGGAACGGATTCGAATTCGAACTCGAATTTCGCGCTGACCACTGAAGATTCTAATACCT gtTTCTCACTTGTAAGCGATTCTCAGGGTGCGACAGAGTTCGTGTCGAATATGCCCTTCTCCGAGGACTCGAACTCACAAGGCTCGGATAGTGTACCGAAGCGGCTGAAGAGTGATTAG
- the LOC131425708 gene encoding B-cell CLL/lymphoma 7 protein family member B-B isoform X2, whose protein sequence is MSRSVRAETRASKKDDVKKFMLSMDRVRRWEKKWVTIGETSMKIFKWVPISSKENKKGAGLLKGATGVSSGGVNGLNTSVSNAATVNSNSNSNSSENKENSRKPGTDSNSNSNFALTTEDSNTCFSLVSDSQGATEFVSNMPFSEDSNSQGSDSVPKRLKSD, encoded by the exons ATGTCCCGCAGTGTACGAGCCGAAACGCGTGCCAGTAAGAAAGATGATGTCAAAAAATTTATGCTCTCGATGGACCGTGTTCGTCGTTGGGAGAAGAAGTGGGTCACGATCGGTGAAACCTCGATGAAAATCTTCAAGTGGGTCCCAATTTCCAGCAAGGAAAACAAAAAGGGCGCTGGTTTGCTGAAAGGTGCAACGGGGGTGAGCAGTGGTGGTGTAAATGGACTAAATACATCGGTCAGCAATGCAGCCACGgtcaatagtaatagtaatagcaaCAGTAGCGAAAACAAGGAGAACAGCAGAAAACCAGGAACGGATTCGAATTCGAACTCGAATTTCGCGCTGACCACTGAAGATTCTAATACCT gtTTCTCACTTGTAAGCGATTCTCAGGGTGCGACAGAGTTCGTGTCGAATATGCCCTTCTCCGAGGACTCGAACTCACAAGGCTCGGATAGTGTACCGAAGCGGCTGAAGAGTGATTAG